The following proteins come from a genomic window of Miscanthus floridulus cultivar M001 chromosome 2, ASM1932011v1, whole genome shotgun sequence:
- the LOC136535853 gene encoding probable helicase CHR10 isoform X4, translating into MTTYDIALMDQDFLSQIPWHYAVIDEAQRLKNPSSVLYNVLEQRFIMPRRLLLTGTPIQNNLSELWALMHFCLPSIFGKLDEFLSTFKEAGESLTGDEANKAKRQFKIIKHILKAFMLRRTKALLIESGILALPPLTELTVMVPLTQLQKKLYMSVLRKELPTLISFTRGSSRHQSLQNIVIQLRKACSHPYLFSGIEPEPYVEGEHLVQASGKLIVLDLVLKKLHECGHRVLLFAQMTQTLDILQDFLELRNYTYERLDGSVRAEERFAAIRNFSSQSTKGLIRDDNQSGAFVFMISTRAGGVGLNLIGADTVIFYEQDWNPQADKQALQRAHRIGQLNHVLSINLVSQRTIEEVIMRRANRKLKLSHNIIGEEDGTDGKGGDPGNEASDLRSIIFGLHLFDPADTAAETINEDTTAETISVEKLAKLKTMSEKVVMMRSHESSEKDERAFEINPNMTDDSGTVIRRASDSIRIDPGLNEAAYLSWVEKFKEASGSSEDATVEFGRQRAAPEEKLLKRDVNKKKIEERRLAKWESLGYQTLAVKEPDITANQNISDAGSIQFVYGDCTNPSKVCPKKPAIIFSCIDNSGTWGHGGMFDALTSLSTCIPDAYHRASEFDDLHMGDLHLIQLDAETNCTRSLDAPLWVALAIVQSYNPRRKVPRSEISMSDLELCLSKAAFSAAQHSAAIHMPRIGYQGGSQRSEWYTIERLLRKYSSLHGIDIFVYYFQRSSRQQADSNLGHADDSAQSNPS; encoded by the exons ATGACAACATATGACATAGCCTTGATGGATCAAGATTTCCTTTCACAAATCCCCTGGCACTATGCAGTTATTGATGAAGCTCAACGTCTTAAAAATCCATCCAGT GTACTGTATAATGTCCTTGAGCAACGTTTCATCATGCCAAGACGTCTACTACTAACAGGCACTCCTATCCAGAACAACCTTTCTGAATTATGGGCTTTGATGCACTTTTGTCTGCCTTCAATATTTGGaaagctggatgagttcctttCTACATTTAAGGAAGCAGGGGAATCATTGACAG GTGATGAAGCTAATAAAGCAAAAAGACAATTCAAGATCATTAAACATATACTCAAGGCATTTATGCTACGTCGGACAAAAGCTTTACTAATCGAGAGTGGAATTCTGGCGCTGCCTCCACTAACTGAGCTAACAGT GATGGTGCCGCTGACACAGTTACAAAAGAAGCTTTACATGTCAGTGTTGCGGAAAGAGCTGCCAACACTTATTTCATTTACTAGAGGATCATCTCGCCACCAGTCTTTGCAAAACATT GTAATACAACTGAGGAAAGCTTGCAGTCACCCATATCTGTTCAGTGGCATTGAACCTGAGCCTTATGTGGAAGGGGAGCATTTAGTTCAG GCTAGTGGAAAGCTCATTGTCCTAGATCTTGTCCTGAAGAAGCTCCATGAATGCGGACATCGTGTTTTGCTATTTGCTCAGATGACCCAGACACTGGACATTCTTCAG GATTTCCTAGAGCTACGCAATTACACTTACGAGCGCCTAGATGGTTCAGTACGTGCTGAGGAACGGTTTGCAGCAATAAGAAATTTCAGTTCTCAATCTACAAAAGGGCTTATCAGAGATGATAATCAAAGTGGAGCATTTGTTTTCATGATATCAACTAGAGCAGGTGGTGTGGGGCTTAATCTCATTGGTGCCGATACT GTTATTTTTTATGAACAAGATTGGAATCCTCAAGCTGACAAACAGGCCCTACAGCGTGCTCACCGCATTGGACAGTTGAATCATGTGTTGTCAATAAATTTGGTATCACAGCGCACAATTGAAGAG GTCATAATGCGAAGAGCCAACAGAAAACTTAAGCTTAGCCATAATATTATTGGAGAAGAGGATGGAACTGATGGGAAGGGAGGAGATCCAGGAAATGAAGCTAGTGACTTGAGATCAATTATCTTTGGCTTGCACCTGTTTGATCCAGCAGATACAGCCGCAGAAACAATCAATGAGGATACAACTGCTGAGACAATCAGTGTGGAGAAATTGGCGAAGTTAAAAACAATGTCTGAAAAGGTTGTCATGATGCGTAGCCATGAGTCTTCAGAAAAGGACGAACGAGCATTTGAGATAAATCCAAATATGACTGATGACAGTGGAACTGTGATTAGAAGGGCTTCCGATTCTATTCGCATTGATCCTGGGCTAAACGAAGCTGCATACCTATCCTGGGTCGAGAAGTTCAAAGAGGCTTCCGGTTCTAGTGAAGATGCCACAGTTGAATTTGGAAGGCAAAGAGCAGCGCCTGAAGAAAAGCTCCTGAAACGTGATGTTAACaagaaaaaaatagaagaaaGGAGATTGGCCAAATGGGAAAGTTTGGGTTACCAGACACTAGCAGTTAAGGAACCTGATATCACAGCAAACCAGAATATTTCAGACGCAGGATCCATCCAATTTGTATATGGAGATTGTACTAATCCTTCAAAAGTTTGCCCTAAAAAGCCTGCCATCATATTCAG TTGCATAGATAATTCTGGGACTTGGGGGCATGGAGGAATGTTTGATGCTTTGACTAGTCTGTCGACATGCATTCCAGATGCTTATCACCGTGCTTCTGAATTTGATGACCTCCACATGGGCGATCTTCACTTGATTCAGCTTGATG CAGAAACCAACTGTACCCGGAGTTTGGATGCACCTTTATGGGTGGCACTAGCTATCGTTCAGTCTTACAATCCGAGACGTAAAGTTCCGAGAAGTGAAATCTCCATGTCTGATTTGGAGCTCTGTTTATCAAAAGCAGCCTTCTCAGCTGCTCAGCATTCTG CGGCTATCCACATGCCCCGAATTGGTTATCAAGGTGGCTCCCAACGATCAGAATGGTATACCATAGAGCGCCTGCTCAGGAAATACTCATCTCTCCATGGAATTGACATTTTTGT GTACTACTTTCAGCGTTCATCCAGACAACAGGCAGATTCTAACCTAGGCCATGCTGATGATTCTGCTCAAAGCAACCCAAgctag